From Streptomyces durmitorensis, a single genomic window includes:
- the thiC gene encoding phosphomethylpyrimidine synthase ThiC: MTTSDARTPASTQNESDEAGKSIGWHKAYVEGSRPDLRVPVRQVHLTNGKAVTLYDTSGPYTDESIDTDVRRGLAPLRENWIIARGDTEEYVGRPPRPEDDGIKHTSPRGGLKNLDAVFPGRPRQPRRGRDGQAVTQLAYARRGEITPEMEFIGIRENLDPEVVRAEVAAGRAVIPANVNHPEIEPMIIGKRFLVKVNANIGNSAVTSSIEEEVDKMTWATKWGADTVMDLSTGRNIHTTREWVLRNSPVPIGTVPLYQALEKVDGQAEALTWEIYKDTVIEQAEQGVDYMTVHAGVRLPYVPLTANRKTGIVSRGGSIMAAWCLAHHKESFLYENFEELCEILASYDVTYSLGDGLRPGSIADANDEAQFAELRTLGELNTIAKRHNVQTMIEGPGHVPMHKIKENIDLQQEICEEAPFYTLGPLTTDIAPAYDHITSGIGAAMIGWWGTAMLCYVTPKEHLGLPNRDDVKTGVITYKIAAHAADLAKGHPGAQDWDDALSDARFEFRWEDQFNLALDPVTAREFHDETLPAEPAKTAHFCSMCGPKFCSMKISHDIRREHGGTQDEIEAGMDQKSKEFAAAGNRMYLPIAD; encoded by the coding sequence ATGACCACATCGGACGCACGCACGCCTGCCTCGACGCAGAACGAGAGCGACGAGGCCGGGAAGTCCATCGGCTGGCACAAGGCGTATGTCGAGGGCTCGCGCCCCGACCTGCGGGTGCCGGTCCGACAGGTGCACCTCACCAACGGCAAGGCCGTGACCCTGTACGACACTTCGGGGCCGTACACCGACGAGTCCATCGACACCGACGTCCGCAGGGGCCTCGCGCCCCTCCGGGAGAACTGGATCATCGCCCGCGGCGACACCGAGGAGTACGTGGGCCGCCCGCCCCGCCCCGAGGACGACGGCATCAAGCACACCTCGCCGCGCGGAGGCCTGAAGAACCTCGACGCGGTCTTCCCCGGCCGCCCGCGCCAGCCGCGCCGGGGCCGCGACGGCCAGGCGGTGACGCAGCTCGCGTACGCCCGCCGCGGCGAGATCACGCCCGAGATGGAGTTCATCGGGATCCGCGAGAACCTCGACCCCGAGGTCGTGCGCGCGGAGGTCGCCGCGGGCCGCGCGGTGATCCCCGCCAACGTCAACCACCCGGAGATCGAGCCGATGATCATCGGCAAGAGGTTCCTGGTGAAGGTCAACGCCAACATCGGCAACTCCGCGGTCACCTCCTCCATCGAGGAGGAGGTGGACAAGATGACCTGGGCGACCAAGTGGGGCGCCGACACGGTCATGGACCTGTCCACCGGCCGCAACATCCACACCACCCGCGAGTGGGTCCTGCGCAACTCCCCCGTCCCCATCGGGACCGTGCCGCTCTACCAGGCCCTGGAGAAGGTCGACGGCCAGGCCGAGGCGCTGACCTGGGAGATCTACAAGGACACGGTCATCGAGCAGGCCGAGCAGGGCGTGGACTACATGACGGTGCACGCGGGCGTGCGCCTTCCGTACGTCCCGCTGACCGCCAACCGCAAGACCGGCATCGTCTCGCGCGGCGGCTCGATCATGGCGGCCTGGTGTCTGGCGCACCACAAGGAGAGCTTCCTCTACGAGAACTTCGAGGAGCTCTGCGAGATCCTCGCCTCGTACGACGTGACGTACTCCCTCGGCGACGGTCTGCGCCCCGGTTCGATCGCGGACGCCAACGACGAGGCGCAGTTCGCCGAGTTGCGCACTCTCGGGGAACTCAACACGATCGCCAAGCGTCATAACGTACAGACCATGATCGAGGGCCCGGGGCACGTCCCGATGCACAAGATCAAGGAGAACATCGACCTTCAGCAGGAGATCTGCGAGGAGGCGCCGTTCTACACGCTCGGCCCGCTGACCACGGACATCGCACCCGCGTACGACCACATCACCTCCGGCATCGGCGCCGCGATGATCGGCTGGTGGGGCACGGCGATGCTCTGCTACGTCACGCCCAAGGAGCACCTGGGGCTGCCGAACAGGGACGACGTGAAGACGGGCGTCATCACGTACAAGATCGCGGCGCACGCCGCCGACCTCGCCAAGGGGCACCCGGGCGCGCAGGACTGGGACGACGCGCTCTCGGACGCACGCTTCGAGTTCCGCTGGGAGGACCAGTTCAACCTGGCCCTCGACCCGGTCACGGCACGGGAGTTCCACGACGAGACACTGCCGGCGGAGCCCGCGAAGACGGCGCACTTCTGCTCGATGTGCGGGCCGAAGTTCTGCAGCATGAAGATCTCGCACGACATCCGGCGTGAGCACGGCGGCACGCAGGACGAGATCGAGGCGGGCATGGACCAGAAGTCCAAGGAGTTCGCGGCAGCCGGAAACCGCATGTATCTCCCGATCGCCGACTGA